TTTGTGGTACAGGCGTTTAAAATCCCCTCCGGCTCGATGCAGCCCACGCTGCAAATCGGGGATCACATTCTGGTGAACAAATTCATCTATGGGGTTAAGCTCCCCTACGTCCGCACCACGATCATTCCTGTGACCTCGCCCGAAAGGGGGGATATCATCGTATTTAAATACCCGGAGGCGCCGGATAAGGATTTTATCAAACGTGTGATCGGCATCCCCGGGGATACGGTCCAAATCAAGGACAAACAGGTGTTTGTCAACGGCCAACCCTTTTCGCATGACTACGGCATGCACACCGACTCAAACGTGATCCCAGCCCGCGTGAATCATCGGGATAATTTCGGGCCGGTAACCGTGCCCGAGAATGCCTATTTTGTGATGGGTGATAACCGGGACAACAGTTATGACAGCCGTTTCTGGGGATTCGTAAAGAAGTCTGCCATCAAAGGCGAGGCATTCATCATTTACTGGTCCTGGGACAGCCAGGATTTTGGTGTCAGGTGGGGGAGAATCGGAACGATCCTTGAATAAGGGAGATATTCGGCCATGGGGCTTTTAAAAAAAGATTTGTTAGACATTGACTCCCTTTCTGTTGATGAAATCCAGACCATACTCGATACGGCGGACGGATTGAAGGAGATCTCCAGCCGGCCGATTAAAAAAGTCCCCACGCTGCGGGGCAAGACCGTTATCCTTTTTTTTCACGAACCCAGCACCCGCACCCGTATGTCTTTTGATATCGCTGCCAAGCGGCTCTCAGCGGATTCGATCGCCATTACCGCCAACACCAGCAGCATGGTCAAGGGAGAAACCCTGATTGATACGGCTAAAAACCTTGAGGCCATGGCCCCGGATATTATCGTCATGCGCCACAGTTCGGCAGGCGCCCCCTATTTGCTGGCCAAAGCGCTTAACGCCGGGGTTATTAATGCCGGCGACGGCATGCATGCCCATCCGACCCAGGCCCTGCTCGACATGATGACGGTCCGGGAGGCAAAAGGTGATTTGGCCGGGCTTCGGATCGCTATCATCGGGGATATTGCCCATAGCCGGGTGGCCCGATCCAATGTGGCAGGGTTTACCAAAATGGGCGCCGAGGTTCGGCTGGCCGGACCGCCGACCATGATCCCGCAAGGCGCGGATAAGCTGGGCGCGCATGTGACCTATGATATGGCGGAGGCGATTGCGGATGTGGATGTGGTCATGATGCTAAGGGTCCAGAAGGAGCGGCAGAGAAGTTTTTTGTTTCCGTCCGAACGGGAATACGCCGCGCGATACGGCCTTAACCGGCACCGGCTGAAAACAGCAAAAAAAGACGCTCTGATCATGCATCCCGGCCCGATGAACCGGGGGGTT
The DNA window shown above is from Desulfobacterales bacterium and carries:
- a CDS encoding aspartate carbamoyltransferase catalytic subunit; amino-acid sequence: MGLLKKDLLDIDSLSVDEIQTILDTADGLKEISSRPIKKVPTLRGKTVILFFHEPSTRTRMSFDIAAKRLSADSIAITANTSSMVKGETLIDTAKNLEAMAPDIIVMRHSSAGAPYLLAKALNAGVINAGDGMHAHPTQALLDMMTVREAKGDLAGLRIAIIGDIAHSRVARSNVAGFTKMGAEVRLAGPPTMIPQGADKLGAHVTYDMAEAIADVDVVMMLRVQKERQRSFLFPSEREYAARYGLNRHRLKTAKKDALIMHPGPMNRGVEISPDVADGPYSVILDQVANGVALRMALLYLLAGGVRNADHH
- the lepB gene encoding signal peptidase I — encoded protein: MPVDEKTELKLKTDKTGKADTQKQHRKKGKLRENIEAVIIAVILALFIRTFVVQAFKIPSGSMQPTLQIGDHILVNKFIYGVKLPYVRTTIIPVTSPERGDIIVFKYPEAPDKDFIKRVIGIPGDTVQIKDKQVFVNGQPFSHDYGMHTDSNVIPARVNHRDNFGPVTVPENAYFVMGDNRDNSYDSRFWGFVKKSAIKGEAFIIYWSWDSQDFGVRWGRIGTILE